Proteins encoded by one window of Nitrospira sp.:
- a CDS encoding FAD/NAD(P)-binding protein has protein sequence MMTPFSQATGNPAANPYLIQAATIVDKIREAEGIDTYRLRFVDEQVRRSFRFAAGQFNMVYLFGVGEVAISIVSDPDEPQCLDHTIRVVGRVTNAMARLQPGDELGLRGPFGQGWPLDGAQGNDVVIVTGGLGCAPVVGAIEYIFRRRTQYGSVKILHGVKTPHDLLYRERFDAWRRHPDTEVLLTSDQPDKTWRYHIGVVTELFEQVRVDPARTIVLMCGPEIMMRLGVPILMQRGIPATAIYVSLERHMECGIGLCGHCQMGPYFLCKDGPVMRYDRVAPWLGRTGV, from the coding sequence ATGATGACGCCATTCTCACAGGCCACCGGGAACCCCGCGGCCAATCCTTATCTGATCCAGGCGGCCACCATTGTGGATAAGATCCGGGAAGCGGAGGGGATCGACACGTATCGATTGCGCTTCGTCGATGAGCAGGTGCGGCGGAGCTTTCGGTTCGCGGCCGGTCAGTTCAATATGGTCTATCTGTTCGGGGTCGGCGAGGTGGCGATCTCGATCGTCTCGGACCCGGATGAACCGCAGTGCCTGGATCATACGATCCGCGTCGTGGGACGAGTGACGAACGCGATGGCGCGATTGCAGCCGGGCGACGAGCTGGGCCTCCGCGGGCCGTTCGGGCAGGGGTGGCCGCTCGACGGCGCGCAGGGCAACGACGTGGTGATCGTGACCGGCGGGCTGGGCTGCGCGCCGGTAGTCGGCGCCATTGAATATATCTTCCGTCGGCGCACCCAGTATGGAAGCGTGAAGATTCTGCATGGGGTCAAGACGCCGCACGACCTGCTCTATCGGGAGCGGTTCGATGCGTGGCGGCGGCATCCTGATACCGAGGTATTGTTGACGAGCGACCAGCCCGACAAGACGTGGCGTTATCATATCGGTGTCGTGACCGAATTGTTCGAACAAGTCCGAGTGGATCCCGCTCGAACGATCGTCTTGATGTGCGGACCGGAGATCATGATGCGCCTAGGCGTGCCGATCTTGATGCAACGCGGGATTCCGGCGACCGCGATCTATGTCTCGCTGGAGCGGCATATGGAATGCGGAATTGGCCTGTGCGGCCATTGTCAGATGGGTCCATACTTTTTGTGCAAGGACGGTCCGGTGATGCGCTACGATCGGGTCGCGCCGTGGTTGGGACGGACTGGTGTGTGA
- a CDS encoding hydrogenase maturation protease — MTSVGARHPVRIIGVGNLFRGDDAAGLLAARRLKALVGDRADVIEAELAGLDVLDLMAEASAVILIDAARSGQPAGTIHRLNASAGPISADLFPHSTHVLNAVDAIEIGRTLGLLPPRVIVYGVEVGDTTAGNDLSPAVAEVLDQVVERVVHELEGLSCTSGS, encoded by the coding sequence ATGACAAGTGTTGGAGCACGACACCCCGTGCGCATCATCGGAGTCGGCAATCTGTTCAGGGGGGATGATGCGGCGGGGCTGCTAGCCGCGCGGCGATTGAAAGCCCTGGTGGGGGACCGCGCCGACGTGATTGAAGCGGAGCTGGCCGGTCTCGATGTGCTGGACTTGATGGCAGAGGCTTCAGCCGTCATCCTGATCGATGCGGCAAGGAGCGGCCAGCCTGCGGGAACGATCCATCGTCTCAATGCGTCCGCCGGGCCGATCTCGGCAGACCTGTTCCCTCATTCGACGCACGTCCTTAATGCGGTGGACGCGATTGAGATAGGCCGTACATTGGGGCTCCTTCCGCCCCGCGTGATCGTCTACGGGGTGGAGGTCGGTGACACTACGGCCGGCAACGATCTGTCTCCGGCGGTTGCTGAAGTATTGGATCAGGTTGTCGAGCGAGTCGTGCATGAGTTGGAGGGGCTCTCGTGCACGAGTGGCAGCTGA
- a CDS encoding NAD(P) transhydrogenase subunit alpha produces METAVIGLTIFVLALFAGFEIITKVPPTLHTPLMSGANAISGITLVGALLAAGSERDLLMSALGFVAVVFATINVVGGFLVTHRMLAMFRPRPKRVP; encoded by the coding sequence ATGGAGACCGCCGTGATCGGGTTGACGATTTTCGTGCTGGCCCTCTTTGCGGGATTCGAAATCATCACGAAAGTGCCGCCTACGCTTCATACGCCGCTCATGTCAGGAGCGAACGCGATTTCGGGGATTACGCTCGTCGGGGCGTTGCTGGCTGCCGGGTCTGAACGAGACCTGCTCATGAGCGCGCTGGGATTTGTCGCCGTGGTGTTTGCCACGATCAATGTGGTGGGCGGGTTTCTCGTGACGCATCGGATGCTGGCGATGTTCAGACCTCGCCCGAAGAGGGTACCATGA
- a CDS encoding 4Fe-4S dicluster domain-containing protein, translating into MKSGSEQALALLPTSSLQRLIDLLQARGYRVVAPTVRDGAVLWDTIRQASDLPVGWRDEQEPGRYRLENTGSHQIFGVVHGPQSLKPLTFAPREPLLQIERTTNGFSARPTLPLQEKVAIIGARACDLAGLAIQDQIFLKDAYRDPYYDARREGLFLIAVNCTRGLATCFCASMDTGPRARAGFDLALTELDEVFLVEAGSVAGEEVLGELSLASASTIQVREAEQQIGACARSQTRQLDRSHLPQVLYDAHEHPRWDDVASRCLACGNCTMVCPTCFCHTVEETPDLTHQRAEHTRLWDSCFTQDHGYIHGKNIRPTIKDRYRMWLTHKLASWIDQFGTSGCVGCGRCITWCPVGIDLTEELPALLERSTHTKEKPSQA; encoded by the coding sequence ATGAAGTCCGGGAGTGAGCAGGCCCTAGCGCTTTTGCCGACATCCTCGTTGCAGCGGCTGATCGATCTGTTGCAGGCCAGGGGCTATCGCGTCGTCGCTCCGACGGTCCGCGACGGGGCGGTCCTGTGGGACACGATCCGGCAGGCGTCGGATCTGCCGGTCGGCTGGCGCGATGAGCAGGAACCGGGACGCTATCGGCTGGAGAACACCGGCTCACACCAAATATTCGGCGTTGTGCATGGGCCGCAATCGCTCAAGCCTTTGACCTTTGCCCCACGCGAGCCGCTCCTCCAGATCGAACGGACCACGAACGGATTCTCCGCTCGCCCGACGCTTCCTCTGCAAGAGAAGGTTGCCATCATAGGGGCTCGCGCCTGTGACCTTGCCGGGCTGGCCATCCAGGATCAGATTTTTCTGAAAGACGCCTACCGGGATCCCTATTATGACGCGCGCCGTGAGGGCCTGTTTCTGATTGCGGTGAACTGCACCCGCGGGCTGGCCACCTGTTTCTGCGCCTCGATGGACACTGGTCCCCGAGCACGAGCGGGCTTCGACCTGGCGCTGACCGAATTGGATGAGGTGTTTTTGGTGGAGGCAGGCAGTGTGGCGGGCGAGGAGGTGCTGGGTGAGCTGTCGCTCGCGTCGGCTTCGACGATACAAGTTCGTGAGGCCGAACAGCAGATTGGGGCATGCGCCCGCAGCCAGACGCGGCAGTTGGACCGATCGCATCTCCCACAAGTCCTGTATGACGCCCATGAGCATCCCCGCTGGGACGACGTGGCGAGCCGCTGTCTGGCCTGCGGGAATTGCACGATGGTCTGCCCGACCTGCTTCTGTCATACCGTTGAGGAGACGCCCGACCTCACGCACCAACGCGCCGAGCACACCAGATTGTGGGATTCCTGTTTCACGCAGGATCACGGTTATATTCACGGCAAGAACATTCGTCCGACAATCAAGGACCGTTATCGCATGTGGCTCACGCACAAGCTCGCGTCGTGGATCGATCAGTTCGGAACCTCCGGCTGTGTCGGCTGCGGCCGGTGCATCACCTGGTGCCCGGTCGGGATTGACCTGACCGAAGAGCTGCCGGCGTTGCTGGAGCGGTCGACCCATACTAAGGAGAAGCCGAGCCAAGCATGA
- a CDS encoding Ni/Fe hydrogenase subunit alpha: MSESKETKTRTIAVDLIARVEGEGALRVTVKDGVVQDVELRIFEPPRFFEAFLVGRHYDEVPDIVARICGICPVAYQMSAVHALEQIFAVSVEGALRDLRRMIYCGEWIESHTLHVYMLHAPDFLGYASAIAMAKDHPEIVTRGLRLKKAGNALMTLLGGRSVHPVSVKVGGFSRVPLRRELEGLKEELLWARDAAVETVRWVAGFDYPDFAQDYTFVALRPPDEYPFNEGPILSSGGVKISAVEFEHHFREEQAPYSTALQCRLNGASYLVGPLARLNLNHDHLSPLGKLALADTRLSLPLCNPFHAIVARSVEILYAIEETLRIIDRYEPPPSPSVPVTVRAGTGMACTEAPRGILYHRYRVDGDGLIREAKIVPPTSQNQRRIEEDLRAYLPSVLDLSNEQAAMGCEKVIRCYDPCISCATHFLKLDIQRDR, from the coding sequence ATGAGTGAGTCAAAAGAAACCAAAACCAGAACCATCGCGGTCGACTTGATTGCACGCGTCGAAGGCGAAGGCGCGCTCCGTGTCACCGTGAAAGACGGTGTCGTGCAGGATGTCGAGCTGAGGATCTTCGAGCCGCCGCGGTTCTTCGAAGCCTTTTTGGTAGGCCGGCATTACGACGAGGTGCCGGACATCGTGGCGCGGATTTGCGGCATCTGTCCTGTGGCTTACCAGATGAGCGCCGTTCATGCGCTGGAGCAGATCTTCGCGGTGAGCGTGGAGGGGGCGCTACGGGATTTGCGGCGGATGATCTACTGCGGCGAGTGGATCGAGAGCCATACGCTCCATGTCTACATGCTTCACGCGCCGGATTTTCTTGGTTATGCCAGCGCCATCGCGATGGCCAAAGACCATCCGGAGATTGTGACCCGTGGCCTACGGCTCAAGAAAGCCGGCAATGCCCTGATGACCCTGCTGGGTGGGCGCTCCGTGCACCCGGTCTCGGTGAAGGTCGGTGGGTTTTCGCGCGTGCCGCTACGCCGTGAACTGGAGGGTCTGAAAGAAGAACTCTTGTGGGCACGTGACGCGGCGGTGGAGACCGTCCGCTGGGTTGCGGGATTCGACTATCCTGATTTTGCACAGGACTATACCTTTGTCGCGCTTCGTCCTCCCGATGAGTATCCCTTCAACGAGGGACCGATCCTGTCCAGTGGCGGAGTAAAGATTTCCGCAGTGGAGTTCGAGCACCATTTCAGGGAAGAGCAGGCGCCCTATTCTACAGCCCTCCAATGCAGACTCAACGGAGCCAGCTATTTGGTGGGGCCGTTGGCGCGCCTGAACCTCAATCACGACCATCTGTCGCCCCTGGGGAAGCTAGCCTTGGCGGACACGAGACTGTCTCTGCCTCTGTGCAATCCCTTTCACGCGATCGTGGCCCGCTCCGTCGAAATCCTGTATGCGATCGAGGAGACGCTGCGGATCATCGACAGGTACGAGCCGCCACCCAGCCCTTCGGTCCCGGTGACCGTGCGCGCCGGCACCGGCATGGCGTGCACCGAAGCGCCGAGAGGAATCCTCTATCATCGGTATCGGGTGGATGGTGACGGCCTGATCCGCGAAGCCAAGATCGTTCCGCCCACCTCGCAGAACCAGCGCCGGATCGAAGAGGATCTGCGCGCCTATCTGCCGAGTGTGTTGGATCTCTCGAATGAGCAAGCGGCTATGGGATGCGAAAAAGTCATCCGCTGCTATGACCCTTGCATCTCCTGCGCGACGCATTTTTTGAAGTTGGATATACAGCGTGACAGGTGA
- a CDS encoding isoamylase, which translates to MLRWGSVEGSSFPLGMTWIAEEQAYNFALYSKHADRVALLLYKEDDVIHPVFTYEFDYLQHKSGRVWHCRIPRHLTNEARYYAYRIDGPEPHGRYEWHHFDPQKVLLDPYARAVFFPPTFERQAAIGPGSNAGKGPLGLLSSCEDVFDWGNDKRPRHESDAIIYELHVKAFTNHPHSGVRPDGRGTYAGLMEKIPYLKQLGITVVELMPVFQYDPQEGNAWGYMPLNFFAPHHAYAVSKTTCDQHHEFRSLVKALHEADIEVVLDVVYNHTVEGNQAGPVYSFKGIDNSTYYLISDKPGDPYANFSGTGNTLNCVNRYVRTIILDSMRHWVRDMHVDGFRFDLASIFARNEDGSLNWDIPPLFSDIASDPDLADIRLIAEPWDAAGAYQLGRSLPALRWAQWNGRFRDEVRRFVKGDPGLVPSLMSRLYGSDDLFPDDLLHAFRPFQSLNYITSHDGFTLYDLVAYNHKRNWVNGHQNTDGPADNYSWNCGVEGDEQVLPEVMRLRKQQIKNFCCLLFLSNGTPMLRAGDEFLQTQQGNSNPYNQDNETTWLDWDRLQQNRDIFRFFQRMIAFRKAHPSLCRSRFWREDIRWHGVGPAVDLSYHSHSVAFCLRGRSQQDDDLYVMINAYWEALAFTIQDGPAHHWRRVIDTSLDSPQDF; encoded by the coding sequence GTCATCCTTCCCGTTAGGCATGACCTGGATTGCAGAGGAGCAGGCCTATAATTTTGCCTTGTACTCTAAGCATGCGGATCGTGTGGCCTTACTGCTGTATAAGGAAGATGACGTGATCCATCCCGTGTTCACCTACGAGTTTGATTATCTACAACACAAGTCCGGGCGAGTCTGGCACTGCCGCATTCCCAGGCATCTGACGAACGAGGCTCGGTACTATGCCTACAGGATTGATGGACCCGAACCGCACGGGCGATATGAATGGCACCACTTCGATCCCCAGAAAGTCCTCCTTGATCCCTACGCTCGGGCGGTCTTCTTCCCGCCGACCTTCGAGCGGCAGGCGGCCATCGGACCCGGATCCAACGCCGGCAAGGGGCCGCTCGGACTCCTCTCCTCCTGCGAAGATGTATTCGATTGGGGTAACGACAAACGTCCTCGGCACGAGTCGGATGCGATCATCTATGAGTTGCACGTGAAGGCGTTCACCAACCACCCCCATTCCGGGGTGAGGCCGGACGGACGGGGCACCTACGCCGGGCTCATGGAGAAGATCCCATACTTGAAGCAACTGGGGATCACCGTCGTCGAGTTGATGCCGGTCTTTCAATACGACCCCCAGGAAGGAAACGCCTGGGGCTATATGCCGCTGAACTTCTTCGCTCCCCACCACGCCTATGCGGTGAGCAAGACAACCTGTGATCAGCACCATGAGTTCCGCTCCCTGGTGAAGGCGCTGCACGAGGCGGATATCGAAGTGGTGCTCGACGTGGTCTACAACCACACCGTCGAAGGCAACCAGGCCGGCCCGGTCTACAGCTTCAAGGGGATCGACAACAGCACCTACTACTTGATCTCCGACAAGCCGGGGGATCCCTATGCGAATTTTTCCGGGACGGGCAATACCCTCAACTGCGTGAACCGCTACGTGCGCACGATTATCCTGGACAGCATGCGGCACTGGGTCAGAGACATGCATGTCGATGGGTTCCGGTTCGATTTGGCGTCCATCTTTGCCAGGAACGAAGACGGATCGCTGAACTGGGACATTCCTCCGCTGTTCTCCGACATCGCGTCCGACCCCGACCTGGCGGATATCCGCTTAATTGCCGAACCCTGGGATGCGGCGGGGGCCTACCAGTTGGGACGGAGCCTGCCTGCACTGCGATGGGCCCAGTGGAACGGCCGATTCCGTGATGAGGTCCGGCGGTTCGTGAAGGGAGATCCCGGCCTTGTGCCCTCCCTCATGTCCCGCCTGTATGGCAGCGATGATCTGTTCCCGGACGACCTCCTGCATGCCTTTCGCCCATTCCAAAGCCTCAACTACATCACCTCGCACGACGGGTTCACTCTGTACGACCTCGTGGCCTATAACCATAAGCGGAACTGGGTCAACGGCCATCAGAACACCGATGGGCCGGCCGATAATTACAGTTGGAATTGTGGGGTAGAAGGCGATGAGCAGGTTCTGCCGGAGGTCATGAGGCTGCGCAAACAGCAGATCAAGAACTTTTGCTGTCTCCTGTTCCTGTCAAACGGCACCCCCATGTTGCGGGCCGGCGATGAGTTTCTGCAGACCCAGCAAGGCAACAGCAATCCGTACAATCAGGACAACGAGACCACCTGGCTGGATTGGGACCGGTTACAGCAGAACCGAGATATCTTTCGCTTCTTCCAACGCATGATCGCGTTCCGGAAAGCCCATCCTTCGCTCTGCCGCAGCCGCTTCTGGCGTGAGGACATCCGTTGGCATGGGGTCGGACCGGCGGTCGATCTCTCCTACCATTCGCACAGCGTGGCGTTCTGTCTGCGCGGGAGGTCCCAACAGGACGACGATCTCTACGTGATGATCAATGCGTATTGGGAAGCTCTGGCCTTTACAATCCAGGATGGACCAGCCCATCACTGGAGGCGGGTCATCGACACGAGCCTCGACAGCCCGCAAGATTTTTGA
- a CDS encoding hydrogenase maturation nickel metallochaperone HypA, producing MAQVVKMVEEALRQAPSARPSVVRLKVSTQSHFFEHDAAALQSVFAAAAEGTIAERAVLEILPVPVTGHCRLCGTACEMKALLQCCPGCGAANLDAEPVPDVVLHEVVVEGDDPGVQTEG from the coding sequence ATGGCCCAAGTAGTCAAGATGGTGGAGGAGGCGCTCCGCCAGGCTCCCTCTGCGAGACCGTCGGTCGTGAGGCTCAAGGTCAGTACGCAGTCTCATTTCTTCGAGCACGATGCGGCGGCGTTGCAGTCGGTCTTTGCTGCGGCCGCAGAGGGGACGATTGCTGAGCGGGCCGTGCTGGAGATTCTGCCGGTTCCCGTCACCGGCCACTGCCGGCTGTGCGGGACTGCCTGCGAGATGAAAGCGCTGCTGCAATGTTGCCCAGGTTGCGGGGCGGCAAACTTGGATGCGGAGCCAGTCCCCGACGTGGTGCTTCACGAGGTGGTGGTGGAGGGTGACGACCCAGGTGTTCAGACTGAAGGCTGA
- a CDS encoding NAD(P)(+) transhydrogenase (Re/Si-specific) subunit beta: MNAAFINLGYLGVSALFVVGLKGLAHPRTAARGNVLGSLGMFLAVVLTLLDRRILGFQTIVVALLIGSVIGATLALKIQMTAMPQMVAVLNGLGGGASVLVAGAGLLENQDAAIATLSHFTAAAVASGVIGAVTFWGSLVAFAKLQALITESAVRFPGQYAINAGLAIAAGGLGLWLLLTPEPHAAYWLVVAVSSLLGLLLVLPVGGADMPVIIALLNSCSGLAAAATGFVLNNNVLIIAGSLVGASGFILTQIMCRAMNRSLLDVMVGFAPPAPKGRVDADLYAGRVKTGSPEEVAWLFDAARRVVIVPGYGMAVSQAQHSVAHLAELLRGRGIEVEFAIHPVAGRMPGHMNVLLAEANVPYELLKDLDESNPTFEQTDVALVIGANDVVNPLARTDPTSPLAGMPILDVDKARTVVVIKRSLSPGFAGIPNPLFAADKTIMLFGDGRAMVQAVLKVLREG; encoded by the coding sequence ATGAACGCCGCATTCATCAATCTCGGCTACCTGGGCGTCTCGGCCCTCTTTGTGGTGGGGCTGAAGGGGCTCGCGCATCCGCGCACGGCGGCCCGCGGGAATGTGCTGGGCTCGCTGGGAATGTTCCTGGCCGTCGTACTAACGCTGCTCGATCGGCGCATTCTGGGCTTCCAGACGATCGTTGTTGCGCTGTTGATTGGATCGGTCATCGGCGCGACGCTGGCGCTGAAGATCCAAATGACCGCCATGCCGCAAATGGTCGCCGTGCTGAACGGGTTGGGCGGCGGCGCGTCTGTCCTTGTGGCCGGAGCCGGGCTGTTGGAGAACCAGGATGCGGCCATCGCGACGCTCAGCCATTTCACCGCGGCCGCAGTCGCCTCCGGTGTGATCGGCGCGGTGACGTTCTGGGGCAGTCTCGTGGCCTTTGCCAAGTTGCAAGCCCTCATCACCGAGAGCGCCGTTCGGTTTCCCGGCCAATACGCGATCAACGCCGGACTGGCCATCGCCGCTGGGGGACTTGGACTCTGGCTGTTGCTGACACCTGAACCTCATGCCGCCTACTGGCTCGTCGTGGCCGTCTCGTCGTTGCTCGGCCTGTTGCTCGTGCTGCCGGTCGGTGGGGCCGACATGCCGGTGATCATCGCCTTGCTCAATTCCTGCTCCGGGCTGGCCGCTGCTGCGACAGGCTTTGTGCTCAACAACAACGTGTTGATTATTGCCGGGTCGCTGGTGGGCGCGTCGGGATTCATTCTCACCCAGATCATGTGTCGGGCGATGAACCGATCGCTTCTGGACGTGATGGTTGGATTCGCTCCGCCTGCGCCGAAGGGCCGGGTGGATGCAGACCTCTACGCGGGTCGAGTGAAGACCGGCTCGCCGGAAGAAGTCGCCTGGCTCTTCGATGCCGCGCGCCGGGTGGTGATCGTGCCTGGTTATGGGATGGCCGTCTCCCAGGCCCAGCATAGCGTGGCGCACCTCGCCGAACTGTTGCGTGGCCGTGGCATCGAGGTCGAATTCGCCATCCATCCGGTGGCCGGACGCATGCCTGGGCATATGAACGTGCTGCTCGCGGAGGCGAATGTCCCCTACGAGTTGCTGAAAGATCTCGACGAAAGCAATCCCACGTTTGAGCAGACGGATGTGGCGCTCGTCATCGGGGCCAACGACGTGGTCAATCCGCTGGCACGAACCGACCCCACGAGCCCCCTCGCGGGCATGCCGATCCTCGATGTGGACAAGGCGCGGACGGTCGTGGTGATCAAGCGCAGCCTGAGTCCGGGTTTTGCGGGCATTCCCAATCCGTTGTTCGCCGCCGACAAGACGATCATGCTGTTCGGCGACGGCCGAGCGATGGTGCAAGCGGTGCTGAAAGTGTTGAGGGAAGGCTGA
- a CDS encoding Re/Si-specific NAD(P)(+) transhydrogenase subunit alpha, with protein MTHSKQTVVGVPKETYPGETLVALIPSHVPLLTTIGLHVLVESGAGEAAGFEDEAYRIKGARVARDRSELFASAEILLQVRTLGANPDIGRHDLSLFRPEHTVIGLGDPLVQPRAALELAKRGVTVFAMELMPRLARAQSMDVLSSLATIVGYKAVLLAAASLPKLFPMLTTAAGTIPPARVLVIGAGVAGLQAIATARRLGAAVSAYDVRPAVKDQIQSLGAKAVEVLAEVGEAEETGGYAKTLGEAIYRRQRELLTPIVAASDVVVTTAAVPGQRAPMLITADMVARMARGSVIVDVAADRGGNCELTRPNEAVVHQGVTVLGPTNLPSTVPMHASQMYGRNLANVLLYLCKDGFLRVDVADEITRETLVTRGGAVVHPRIGALLPATHHDVAEEGNA; from the coding sequence ATGACGCATTCGAAGCAGACCGTCGTTGGAGTGCCGAAGGAAACGTATCCGGGGGAAACGCTGGTGGCGTTGATTCCTTCGCACGTGCCGTTGCTCACCACGATCGGCTTGCATGTGCTGGTTGAATCCGGAGCGGGAGAGGCTGCAGGATTCGAAGATGAGGCGTATCGGATAAAAGGCGCGCGAGTGGCGAGAGATCGCTCTGAGCTGTTCGCCTCGGCAGAGATCTTGCTCCAGGTCAGAACGCTGGGCGCCAATCCCGACATAGGCCGTCACGATCTGTCCCTGTTCCGTCCCGAGCACACGGTCATCGGCTTAGGCGACCCCCTGGTGCAACCTCGGGCTGCCTTGGAGTTGGCGAAGCGGGGCGTAACCGTATTTGCCATGGAGCTGATGCCTCGGCTCGCCCGCGCCCAAAGCATGGATGTGCTCTCCTCGCTCGCCACCATTGTGGGCTACAAGGCCGTGCTGCTGGCGGCGGCCAGCCTGCCGAAGCTGTTTCCGATGCTGACAACCGCGGCGGGAACCATTCCCCCGGCGCGGGTCCTCGTGATCGGCGCCGGCGTGGCGGGGTTGCAGGCGATCGCCACAGCGCGCCGCTTGGGGGCGGCCGTCTCGGCCTACGATGTGCGTCCAGCAGTGAAGGACCAAATTCAGAGTCTGGGGGCGAAGGCCGTCGAGGTGCTGGCCGAGGTTGGCGAGGCCGAGGAGACAGGCGGCTATGCCAAGACCTTGGGTGAGGCCATCTATCGGAGGCAGCGTGAACTGTTGACTCCTATCGTGGCCGCGAGCGATGTCGTCGTGACCACCGCGGCGGTTCCTGGCCAACGAGCGCCGATGCTCATCACGGCCGACATGGTGGCGCGAATGGCGCGGGGCTCGGTCATTGTGGATGTGGCGGCTGACCGCGGCGGCAACTGTGAGCTGACCCGTCCAAATGAAGCGGTGGTGCATCAGGGGGTGACCGTGCTGGGACCGACCAACCTGCCGAGCACGGTGCCGATGCACGCGAGCCAGATGTATGGAAGGAACCTTGCCAATGTCCTTCTCTATCTGTGCAAAGACGGTTTCTTGCGCGTGGATGTGGCGGATGAGATCACGCGCGAGACGCTGGTGACGCGAGGTGGAGCAGTGGTCCATCCGAGGATCGGCGCATTGCTCCCTGCCACACATCATGACGTCGCCGAAGAAGGAAATGCGTGA